The following are encoded together in the Variovorax sp. PBS-H4 genome:
- a CDS encoding flotillin family protein encodes MSGAQFGNFILGLIVVAILVALAVWLLHWLYLRSSKERAFVRTGLGGQKVVLDGGAFVLPIVHDVIPVNMNTLRLEVSRGRDKALITKDRMRVDVIAEFYVRVAAHAEAVAAAAQTLGLRTMEPEQLKELVEGKFVDALRTAAAEMTMEELHEKRGAYVKRVRESVAEDLTKNGLELEAASLTQLDQTGMEFFNPSNAFDAEGLTRLTEQIEHRKKQRNDVEQDTLIAIRNKNLEAEKLSLEIDRESEHARLTQQREVEIARARQRAELATERARREQDAEGAQIAAKQSIDAARIRAEQTIEQERITKERTIQGAEIERRLSLELAEQQRAIAVARESKAQSEAQAEAESARAQAVSAEEKVFTAREVEMAERRKAIELIGAAQAAERDALRLTTAAQAEKDASADRGAALRAQAEADADADKIKSMAMRVRAEIEAEAQRMMNEAHNMLSADARMSALRMKLVEKAEAIIRESVRPMERIEGIKILHVEGLGGGGSHGGVPNGDANGGFADGLVNSALRFRAQAPLVDQLLREIGIEGGDIQRLVGDPAGTQAALLSGGGKKKE; translated from the coding sequence ATGTCCGGCGCTCAATTCGGCAACTTCATCCTGGGGCTGATCGTGGTCGCGATCCTGGTCGCGCTCGCGGTCTGGCTGCTCCACTGGCTCTACCTGCGCAGTTCGAAGGAGCGGGCCTTCGTGCGTACCGGCCTGGGCGGGCAGAAGGTGGTGCTCGACGGCGGCGCCTTCGTGCTGCCCATCGTGCACGACGTGATCCCGGTCAACATGAACACGCTGCGGCTCGAAGTGAGCCGCGGGCGCGACAAGGCGCTCATCACCAAGGACCGCATGCGGGTGGACGTGATCGCCGAGTTCTACGTGCGCGTGGCCGCCCATGCGGAAGCCGTGGCAGCGGCCGCCCAGACCCTGGGCCTGCGCACCATGGAGCCCGAGCAGCTGAAGGAGCTGGTCGAGGGCAAGTTCGTCGACGCGCTGCGCACCGCCGCCGCCGAGATGACGATGGAGGAACTGCACGAGAAGCGCGGCGCCTATGTGAAGCGCGTGCGTGAATCCGTGGCCGAGGACCTGACCAAGAACGGGCTGGAGCTGGAGGCCGCCTCGCTGACGCAGCTCGACCAGACCGGGATGGAGTTCTTCAACCCGAGCAATGCGTTCGACGCCGAGGGCCTGACACGCCTGACCGAGCAGATCGAGCATCGCAAGAAGCAGCGCAACGATGTCGAGCAGGACACGTTGATCGCGATCCGCAACAAGAACCTCGAGGCCGAGAAGCTCTCGCTGGAGATCGACCGCGAGAGCGAGCACGCGCGCCTCACGCAACAGCGCGAGGTGGAGATCGCGCGCGCCCGCCAGCGCGCCGAGCTGGCGACCGAGCGCGCGCGGCGCGAACAGGACGCGGAAGGCGCGCAGATCGCGGCCAAGCAGAGCATCGACGCCGCCCGCATCCGGGCCGAACAGACCATCGAGCAGGAGCGCATCACCAAGGAGCGCACGATCCAGGGCGCCGAGATCGAGCGCCGGCTGTCGCTGGAACTGGCCGAGCAGCAGCGCGCGATCGCGGTGGCACGCGAGAGCAAGGCGCAGAGCGAGGCCCAGGCCGAGGCGGAATCCGCGCGCGCCCAGGCCGTGTCGGCCGAGGAGAAGGTGTTCACCGCGCGCGAGGTGGAGATGGCCGAGCGCAGGAAGGCGATCGAGCTGATCGGCGCGGCCCAGGCCGCCGAGCGCGACGCGCTGCGCCTGACGACCGCCGCGCAGGCGGAGAAGGACGCCAGCGCCGACCGCGGCGCCGCGCTGCGCGCGCAGGCCGAGGCCGATGCCGATGCGGACAAGATCAAGTCGATGGCGATGCGCGTGCGTGCCGAGATCGAGGCCGAGGCGCAACGCATGATGAACGAGGCGCACAACATGCTGTCGGCCGATGCCCGCATGTCGGCCCTGCGGATGAAGCTGGTGGAGAAGGCCGAAGCCATCATCCGCGAATCGGTGCGGCCGATGGAGCGTATCGAGGGCATCAAGATCCTGCACGTGGAGGGGCTGGGCGGAGGCGGTTCGCACGGGGGCGTTCCCAACGGCGATGCGAACGGCGGCTTTGCCGATGGCCTGGTGAATTCCGCGCTGCGCTTCCGCGCGCAGGCGCCGCTGGTGGACCAGCTGCTGCGCGAGATCGGCATCGAGGGCGGCGATATCCAGCGCCTGGTGGGCGACCCCGCGGGCACGCAGGCGGCGCTGCTTTCCGGCGGCGGAAAAAAGAAGGAATGA
- a CDS encoding metal-dependent hydrolase family protein, with product MSDVVFTNVRILDGTGQNPYNGSVLVRGNRIRQVGRSTAPIAPGGAMVVDGAGATLMPGMCEAHTHFSWNDAATLSAIQRMPLEEHVLWCAKVARRYLEAGFTSCVGAACAKPRLDVVIRNAINAGQIPGPRYLAASQEITVPGGLGDETLPHLPFPEFSFGVNVNCADEMRKVVRMFLKYGVDSIKLNLSGDNFTPDSPADTTWMSDAEVAAAMEEVRVRGKRGTAHARSAASIKQALRHGIEVIYHASFTDEETLDMLEAARDRIFVAPGIAILYAMLHEAEAYGITHDKAVAMGYQVEWDAALESLKAMHRRGVRILPGGDYGFAFTPHCQNARDLEFFVRYLGFTPMEAIRCATLYGGQIMKRGNELGTIQDGYLADLLLVDGDPLANLSILRDPKRILAVMKDGEFAKAPEVASQRAWEHAA from the coding sequence ATGAGCGATGTCGTCTTCACCAACGTCCGCATCCTCGACGGTACGGGCCAGAACCCCTACAACGGCAGCGTGCTGGTGCGCGGCAACCGCATCCGCCAGGTGGGCCGCAGCACCGCGCCCATTGCACCGGGCGGCGCGATGGTGGTCGACGGCGCCGGCGCCACGCTGATGCCGGGCATGTGCGAGGCCCACACGCACTTCTCGTGGAACGACGCGGCCACGCTGTCGGCAATCCAGCGCATGCCTTTGGAAGAGCACGTCCTGTGGTGCGCCAAGGTCGCCAGGCGCTACCTCGAGGCCGGCTTCACCTCCTGCGTCGGCGCCGCCTGCGCCAAGCCGCGGCTGGACGTGGTGATCCGCAACGCCATCAACGCTGGCCAGATCCCCGGCCCGCGCTACCTGGCGGCAAGCCAGGAGATCACCGTGCCTGGCGGCCTCGGCGACGAGACCCTGCCGCACCTGCCCTTCCCCGAGTTCAGTTTCGGCGTCAACGTCAATTGTGCGGACGAGATGCGCAAGGTCGTGCGCATGTTCCTCAAGTACGGTGTCGATTCGATCAAGCTCAACCTCTCGGGCGACAACTTCACGCCCGACTCGCCGGCCGACACCACCTGGATGAGCGACGCCGAAGTGGCCGCCGCCATGGAGGAGGTGCGAGTGCGCGGCAAGCGCGGCACAGCGCATGCGCGCTCGGCCGCCTCCATCAAGCAGGCGCTGCGCCACGGCATCGAGGTGATCTACCACGCCAGCTTCACCGACGAGGAGACGCTCGACATGCTCGAGGCGGCCAGGGACCGCATCTTCGTCGCGCCCGGCATCGCCATCCTCTATGCGATGCTGCACGAGGCCGAGGCTTACGGCATCACGCACGACAAGGCGGTGGCGATGGGCTACCAGGTCGAATGGGACGCGGCGCTCGAATCGCTCAAGGCGATGCACCGGCGCGGCGTGCGCATCCTGCCCGGCGGGGACTACGGCTTCGCCTTCACGCCGCATTGCCAGAACGCGCGCGACCTGGAGTTCTTCGTGCGCTACCTTGGCTTCACGCCGATGGAGGCGATCCGCTGCGCCACGCTCTACGGCGGCCAGATCATGAAGCGCGGCAACGAGCTCGGCACCATCCAGGACGGCTACCTGGCCGACCTGCTGCTGGTCGACGGCGACCCGCTGGCCAACCTCTCGATCTTGCGTGACCCGAAGCGCATCCTGGCGGTGATGAAGGACGGGGAGTTTGCCAAGGCGCCGGAAGTCGCTTCTCAGCGGGCGTGGGAGCACGCTGCATGA
- a CDS encoding Tm-1-like ATP-binding domain-containing protein — MFDFPVATGSTRAAYIAGTFDTKARELFFLRQCLERLGLRVVTVDLSTSGKTSLASVHPREVARHHPQGEAAVFSGDRGSATAAMAQAFEAFVGTRRDLGGIIAAGGSGNTSMATQGMRALPIGVPKVMVSTMASGDTRPYVGPSDICMMYSVTDVQGIHRISERVLANAAHALAGMIAHPPAVSADSKPALGLTMFGVTTPCVQRVAKRMEEACDCLVFHATGVGGQSMEKLVDSGLLAGVIDVTTTEIADEIAGGVLSAGPTRMDAFARHALPYVGSCGALDMVNFGAWETVPERFRARKLYRHNPTVTLMRTTPAECEAIGAFIAAKLNAMRGPLRFLIPERGVSAIDRPGEPFHDPEADRALFSAIEQSFRAGPDRKLQRLPLHINDEAFADALVAAWQEISVSSPHARRA; from the coding sequence CTGTTCGACTTTCCTGTCGCGACCGGCAGCACCCGTGCAGCGTATATCGCCGGCACCTTCGACACCAAGGCCCGCGAGCTTTTCTTCTTGCGCCAATGCCTGGAGCGGCTCGGCCTGCGCGTGGTCACGGTGGACCTCTCGACCTCCGGCAAGACCTCGCTGGCCAGCGTGCATCCGCGCGAGGTGGCGCGCCACCACCCGCAGGGCGAGGCGGCCGTCTTCAGCGGCGACCGCGGCAGCGCGACGGCCGCCATGGCGCAGGCCTTCGAGGCCTTCGTGGGCACGCGGCGCGACCTCGGCGGGATCATCGCCGCCGGCGGTTCCGGCAATACCTCGATGGCCACGCAAGGCATGCGGGCGCTGCCGATCGGCGTGCCCAAGGTGATGGTCTCGACCATGGCCAGCGGCGACACGCGGCCCTACGTGGGTCCGAGCGACATCTGCATGATGTATTCGGTCACCGACGTGCAGGGCATCCACCGCATCAGCGAGCGCGTGCTGGCCAATGCGGCGCACGCACTGGCAGGGATGATCGCGCACCCGCCCGCCGTGTCGGCCGACAGCAAGCCCGCGCTCGGCCTCACCATGTTCGGCGTGACCACGCCCTGCGTGCAGAGGGTTGCCAAGCGCATGGAGGAGGCCTGCGACTGCCTGGTCTTCCATGCGACCGGCGTCGGCGGCCAGTCGATGGAGAAGCTGGTGGATTCGGGCCTGCTGGCGGGCGTGATCGACGTGACGACCACCGAGATCGCCGACGAGATCGCGGGCGGCGTGCTCTCCGCCGGTCCCACGCGCATGGACGCCTTCGCGCGCCACGCCCTGCCCTACGTGGGCTCCTGCGGCGCGCTGGACATGGTGAACTTCGGCGCCTGGGAGACGGTGCCCGAGCGCTTCAGGGCGCGCAAGCTGTACCGCCACAACCCGACCGTCACGCTGATGCGCACCACGCCCGCCGAGTGCGAGGCGATCGGCGCCTTCATTGCCGCCAAGCTCAACGCGATGCGCGGGCCGCTGCGCTTCCTGATCCCCGAGCGCGGCGTGTCGGCGATCGACCGGCCCGGCGAGCCCTTCCACGATCCCGAGGCCGACCGCGCGCTGTTCTCCGCCATCGAACAGTCGTTCCGGGCCGGGCCCGATCGCAAGCTCCAGCGGCTGCCCCTGCACATCAACGACGAGGCCTTCGCCGATGCGCTGGTCGCGGCATGGCAGGAGATCTCCGTGTCTTCCCCCCACGCGCGACGCGCCTGA
- a CDS encoding ABC transporter ATP-binding protein, producing the protein MATITPLRQPAPRPSSSSSTGGGAQLLSGDALRLAGVTRAFGALRAVDDVSLTVAAGQKYAILGSNGAGKTTLFNAITGDFPPTAGRIHFFGEDITALPPCERIRKGLRRTYQASLLFRDLTVRDNLFLAVRGVASGRFSFLRAGPGHASTQATQDLLERTRLAHLANERVANLAHGQQRQLEIGMALAGAPRLILFDEPAAGLSPAERRELVALLRSLPAHMSFVLIEHDLDIALRVVDRVTVMHNGRTLRTGSPGDIENDAEVQAIYMGSRH; encoded by the coding sequence ATGGCGACGATCACTCCCCTGCGGCAGCCCGCGCCGCGTCCCAGCAGCAGCAGCAGCACTGGCGGCGGCGCGCAGCTGCTGTCGGGCGACGCGCTGCGCCTGGCGGGAGTGACGCGTGCCTTCGGCGCACTGCGCGCGGTCGACGATGTGTCCCTCACGGTGGCGGCCGGGCAGAAGTACGCGATCCTCGGCTCCAACGGTGCCGGCAAGACGACGCTCTTCAACGCCATCACCGGGGACTTCCCGCCCACGGCCGGCCGCATTCATTTCTTCGGCGAGGACATCACCGCGCTGCCGCCCTGCGAGCGCATCCGCAAGGGGCTGCGCCGCACCTACCAGGCGTCTTTGCTGTTCCGCGACCTGACGGTGCGCGACAACCTCTTCCTCGCGGTGCGCGGCGTCGCGAGCGGCCGCTTCAGCTTCCTGCGGGCCGGCCCGGGGCACGCCTCGACGCAGGCCACGCAAGACCTGCTGGAGCGCACCCGCCTGGCGCATCTCGCCAACGAGCGCGTGGCCAACCTGGCGCACGGCCAGCAGCGCCAGCTCGAGATCGGCATGGCGCTGGCAGGAGCGCCGCGCCTGATCCTGTTCGACGAGCCGGCCGCCGGCCTCTCGCCGGCCGAGCGCCGCGAGCTGGTGGCGCTGCTGCGCTCGCTGCCGGCGCACATGAGCTTCGTCCTGATCGAGCACGATCTCGACATCGCGCTGCGCGTGGTCGACCGCGTCACGGTGATGCACAACGGCCGCACGCTGCGCACCGGGAGTCCCGGGGACATCGAAAACGATGCCGAGGTGCAGGCGATCTACATGGGGAGCCGGCACTGA
- a CDS encoding branched-chain amino acid ABC transporter permease translates to MNSSAAATAARRPSGTAPPLRPVAAPGGIAVPAGAGWWQRQRDKLRAIRPRHVIVMAFVLAYPFFASPFFTFQIGAQSLALGLIALSLTFLGGYGGMVSLAQMTVAGFAAYMLAIFGTSSNVAISLGWPWWLALPIAVGLATLFAAAVGWLSVRTEGIYTIMITLAVGVAFFYLAQQNYTLFNGFQGFSRIAAPMVFELDLREPLAFYFLTLACALGGYFFVKYLVRAPFGVALQGIRDNPRRMSALGYNVTAHRVAAYAVAGFLAAVGGVLMVWYNGRISPGTVGTGAMINILIIAVLGGMKHPIGAFVGAIVFVLLQNFAIDLVDRERFNLVIGGVFLAIVLFSPDGLLGLWQSLRTRLGGPFTARGLGRIRSSMTTRSET, encoded by the coding sequence ATGAATTCTTCGGCCGCGGCGACCGCGGCGCGGCGGCCGTCGGGCACGGCGCCGCCGCTGCGGCCTGTCGCTGCACCAGGCGGTATCGCGGTGCCGGCCGGCGCAGGCTGGTGGCAGCGCCAGCGCGACAAGCTGCGGGCGATCCGCCCCCGCCACGTCATCGTCATGGCCTTCGTCCTCGCGTACCCGTTCTTCGCATCGCCTTTCTTCACCTTCCAGATCGGCGCCCAGTCGCTGGCCCTCGGACTGATCGCGCTCTCGCTCACCTTTCTCGGCGGCTACGGCGGCATGGTGTCGCTCGCGCAGATGACGGTGGCCGGTTTCGCCGCCTACATGCTGGCCATCTTCGGCACCAGCAGCAACGTGGCGATCAGCCTGGGGTGGCCCTGGTGGCTGGCGCTCCCGATCGCGGTCGGGCTCGCCACGCTGTTCGCCGCGGCAGTGGGCTGGCTTTCGGTGCGCACCGAGGGCATCTACACCATCATGATCACGCTGGCAGTGGGCGTGGCCTTCTTCTACCTGGCGCAGCAGAACTACACCCTCTTCAACGGCTTCCAGGGCTTCAGCCGCATTGCGGCGCCGATGGTTTTCGAGCTCGACCTGCGCGAACCCCTGGCCTTCTACTTCCTGACCCTGGCGTGCGCGCTCGGGGGCTACTTCTTCGTCAAGTACCTGGTGCGCGCTCCCTTCGGCGTGGCGCTGCAGGGCATTCGCGACAACCCGCGCCGCATGTCCGCGCTGGGGTACAACGTGACCGCGCACCGGGTCGCCGCCTACGCCGTGGCAGGCTTTCTCGCAGCGGTGGGCGGGGTGCTGATGGTCTGGTACAACGGCCGCATCTCGCCCGGCACGGTCGGCACCGGCGCGATGATCAACATCCTCATCATCGCCGTGCTCGGCGGCATGAAGCACCCGATCGGCGCCTTCGTCGGCGCGATCGTGTTCGTGCTGCTTCAGAACTTCGCGATCGACCTGGTCGACCGCGAGCGCTTCAACCTCGTCATCGGCGGCGTGTTCCTCGCCATCGTCCTTTTTTCCCCCGACGGGCTGCTGGGCTTGTGGCAGAGCCTGCGCACGCGCCTTGGCGGCCCGTTCACCGCGCGCGGCCTCGGCCGCATTCGTTCATCAATGACAACCAGGAGCGAGACATGA
- a CDS encoding phosphoenolpyruvate hydrolase family protein, with product MPCIARSILLDRFRAKIAEGRPIIGGGAGTGLSAKCEEAGGIDLIVIYNSGRYRMAGRGSLAGLLAYGNANEIVCEMAHEVLPVVKHTPVLAGVNGTDPFMIPEEFLRRLVSLGFSGVQNFPTVGLIDGTFRANLEETGMGYGLEVELIARAHAMDLLTTPYVFSEADARAMAAAGADIIVCHLGLTTGGAIGAGTALTLDDCVGRINAWAAAAHAVNPGAIVLCHGGPIATPEDARHVLARCPACHGFYGASSMERLPTETALTETTRRFLQITR from the coding sequence ATGCCTTGCATCGCCCGATCCATCCTGCTCGACCGCTTCCGCGCCAAGATCGCCGAGGGCCGCCCGATCATCGGCGGCGGCGCCGGCACCGGCCTCTCGGCCAAGTGCGAAGAGGCCGGCGGCATCGACCTGATCGTGATCTACAACTCGGGCCGCTATCGCATGGCCGGCCGCGGCTCGCTGGCCGGCCTGCTCGCCTACGGCAACGCCAACGAGATCGTCTGCGAAATGGCGCACGAGGTGCTGCCGGTGGTCAAGCACACGCCGGTGCTGGCCGGCGTCAACGGCACCGATCCCTTCATGATCCCCGAGGAGTTCCTGCGGCGACTGGTATCGCTCGGCTTCTCCGGCGTGCAGAACTTCCCCACGGTGGGGCTGATCGACGGCACCTTTCGCGCCAACCTCGAGGAAACCGGCATGGGCTACGGGCTGGAGGTCGAGCTGATCGCGCGCGCCCATGCGATGGACCTGCTGACCACGCCCTACGTGTTCAGCGAAGCCGACGCGCGCGCCATGGCAGCCGCCGGCGCGGACATCATCGTGTGCCACCTGGGCCTCACGACCGGCGGTGCCATCGGCGCCGGCACGGCGCTCACGCTGGACGATTGCGTCGGCCGCATCAACGCCTGGGCGGCAGCCGCGCATGCAGTGAATCCCGGCGCCATCGTGCTGTGCCACGGCGGGCCCATCGCCACGCCGGAGGACGCGCGGCATGTGCTCGCACGCTGCCCCGCGTGCCACGGCTTCTACGGCGCCAGTTCGATGGAACGGCTGCCCACCGAAACGGCGCTGACCGAGACGACGCGGCGCTTCCTGCAGATCACGAGATAA
- a CDS encoding ABC transporter substrate-binding protein codes for MKTSRRVFGRSLVGAAALVAAAGLAQAQETLKVGLLASLEGPFAAPGQDGMRGAELALKQKNGMAGGKKIEFVKVSSDATPDKAVNATRKAVEQDKVQVMIGPLSGDEGIAVKNYAKTQPNITFINGSSGAQAATLTDPAPNFYRFNTEGAQWMVGLGEHALSKGYKKTFLIAEDYGFPYSQVQGFMASYCAKGGKVVDKAWVPLGTKDYASVIAKIPKDVDALVVVLGGSDAVNFLTQYEQAGGDKPMVGGSITVDQTVLNFKGKRRESLLGTASAGPMADSIDTPEWKKFVADYKANFKDGFPSPSLFAYLYYINTKAALDALDAVKGDLSGGQKAYRDALQKTNFNGPAGPVKIDANRNGVGTTYITEVTKAPDGSFYNKVVKSVPDISQTLGLPEAEFKKMGLGTRDVPDCRK; via the coding sequence ATGAAGACAAGCAGAAGAGTGTTCGGACGCAGCCTCGTGGGCGCCGCCGCGCTGGTCGCGGCGGCCGGTCTGGCGCAGGCGCAGGAGACCCTCAAGGTCGGCTTGCTGGCCTCGCTGGAAGGCCCGTTCGCGGCACCGGGGCAGGACGGCATGCGCGGCGCGGAGCTCGCGCTCAAGCAGAAGAACGGCATGGCCGGCGGCAAGAAGATCGAGTTCGTCAAGGTGTCCTCCGACGCGACGCCCGACAAGGCGGTCAATGCCACGCGCAAGGCGGTGGAGCAGGACAAGGTGCAGGTCATGATCGGCCCGTTGTCGGGCGACGAAGGCATCGCGGTCAAGAACTACGCGAAGACGCAGCCCAACATCACCTTCATCAACGGCTCCTCCGGCGCGCAGGCAGCCACGCTGACCGATCCGGCGCCCAACTTCTACCGCTTCAACACCGAGGGCGCGCAGTGGATGGTGGGCCTGGGCGAGCACGCGCTGTCCAAGGGCTACAAGAAGACCTTCCTGATCGCGGAGGACTACGGCTTCCCCTATTCGCAGGTGCAGGGTTTCATGGCGAGCTACTGCGCCAAGGGCGGCAAGGTGGTCGACAAGGCCTGGGTGCCGCTGGGCACCAAGGACTATGCGTCGGTGATCGCCAAGATCCCGAAGGACGTGGACGCGCTCGTGGTGGTGCTGGGCGGTTCGGACGCGGTGAACTTCCTCACCCAGTACGAGCAAGCCGGCGGCGACAAGCCGATGGTCGGCGGCTCCATCACGGTCGACCAGACGGTGCTCAACTTCAAGGGCAAGCGCCGCGAGTCGCTCCTGGGCACGGCCTCCGCCGGCCCGATGGCCGATTCGATCGACACGCCCGAATGGAAGAAGTTCGTGGCGGACTACAAGGCCAACTTCAAGGACGGCTTCCCCAGCCCCTCGCTGTTCGCGTACCTCTACTACATCAACACCAAGGCCGCGCTCGATGCGCTCGATGCGGTCAAGGGCGACCTGTCGGGCGGCCAGAAGGCGTACCGCGACGCACTGCAGAAGACCAATTTCAACGGCCCCGCCGGCCCCGTGAAGATCGACGCCAACCGCAACGGGGTCGGCACCACGTACATCACCGAGGTGACGAAGGCGCCGGACGGCTCCTTCTACAACAAGGTGGTGAAGTCGGTCCCCGACATCTCGCAGACGCTGGGCTTGCCCGAAGCCGAGTTCAAGAAGATGGGCCTGGGCACGCGCGACGTCCCGGACTGCAGGAAATGA
- a CDS encoding branched-chain amino acid ABC transporter permease, producing the protein MKNSRWIPSLLFALPIAFFAIWAVADNSPLFFKTLLNGLTLASLYFLVASGFTLVFGLMRNVNLAHGSLYLIGAYVGWMVGERTGSWVLAVFAGFLSAAVLGVLMQLLVFRHMQGQDLRQTLVTIGLSIVLADVALWIWGAEIYTFDPPAWIYGSTTLPLVNKFPTYRLFVLLASIVIGVGLWLLLARTRIGMMIRAGVDDRGMLAASGVNVQRVFALTFAIGAGLAGLAGVVGGTALSISPGEDTRYLLASLVVVIVGGMGSVVGAAIGALLIGLAEQFGQAYAPTYSVVFTFVIMVIALAFKPRGLMGKAS; encoded by the coding sequence ATGAAAAACTCCCGCTGGATCCCGTCGCTGCTGTTCGCCCTCCCCATCGCATTCTTCGCCATCTGGGCGGTCGCCGACAACTCGCCTCTCTTCTTCAAGACCCTGCTCAACGGCCTCACGCTGGCCTCCCTCTACTTCCTGGTCGCCAGCGGCTTCACCCTGGTCTTCGGCCTGATGCGCAACGTCAACCTGGCGCACGGCTCCCTCTACCTGATCGGCGCCTACGTCGGCTGGATGGTAGGCGAGCGCACCGGCTCGTGGGTGCTGGCCGTGTTCGCCGGCTTCCTGTCGGCAGCCGTGCTGGGCGTGCTGATGCAGCTGCTGGTGTTCCGCCACATGCAGGGACAGGACCTGCGGCAGACGCTGGTGACCATCGGCCTGTCGATCGTGCTGGCCGACGTTGCGCTGTGGATCTGGGGCGCCGAGATCTACACCTTCGATCCGCCGGCCTGGATCTACGGCTCGACCACGCTGCCGCTGGTCAACAAGTTCCCGACCTACCGGCTGTTCGTGCTGCTGGCCTCGATCGTGATCGGTGTGGGCCTGTGGCTGCTGCTGGCACGCACCCGCATCGGCATGATGATCCGCGCCGGCGTGGACGACCGCGGGATGCTCGCGGCCTCGGGCGTCAACGTGCAGCGCGTGTTCGCCCTGACCTTCGCGATCGGCGCCGGCCTGGCCGGTCTCGCAGGCGTGGTCGGCGGCACGGCCCTGTCGATCTCGCCGGGCGAAGACACGCGCTACCTGCTCGCCTCCCTGGTGGTGGTGATCGTGGGCGGCATGGGCAGCGTGGTGGGCGCCGCCATCGGAGCGTTGCTGATCGGCCTGGCCGAGCAGTTCGGCCAGGCCTACGCGCCGACCTACAGCGTCGTCTTCACCTTCGTGATCATGGTGATCGCGCTGGCCTTCAAGCCGCGCGGGCTGATGGGGAAGGCGTCATGA
- a CDS encoding SRPBCC family protein — translation MVQVYVSSVIDASADNVWSRIRDFNGMPQWHPSIADSRIENGQPPDRVGCIRHFHTKDGGAIRERLLALSDYEYSCSYEILESPMGVANYIATLKLTPVTDGGRCFAEWSAEFECDETRERELAESIGQGVFQAGFEALKRHFGRR, via the coding sequence ATGGTGCAGGTCTATGTCTCGAGCGTCATCGATGCCAGTGCCGACAACGTGTGGTCGCGCATCCGCGACTTCAACGGCATGCCGCAATGGCACCCGTCGATCGCGGACAGCCGCATCGAGAACGGGCAGCCGCCGGACCGCGTGGGCTGCATCCGGCACTTCCACACGAAGGACGGCGGTGCGATTCGCGAGCGGCTGCTGGCGCTGTCGGACTACGAATACAGCTGCAGCTACGAGATCCTCGAGAGCCCGATGGGGGTGGCGAACTACATCGCCACGCTCAAGCTCACGCCGGTGACCGATGGCGGGCGCTGCTTCGCGGAGTGGAGCGCGGAGTTCGAGTGCGATGAGACCCGCGAGCGCGAACTTGCGGAGTCGATCGGGCAAGGCGTCTTCCAGGCCGGCTTCGAAGCGCTGAAGCGCCATTTCGGGCGCCGCTGA